The Candidatus Binataceae bacterium genome has a window encoding:
- the thiL gene encoding thiamine-phosphate kinase, which yields MSSPPGEFALIERLLSRLGRPRRAILGPGDDCAILRPTRARQLFTIDSLVEGVHFRLTWGTPEELGARALTVNLSDIAAMGGVPTAAVVNLAVRSGLNLAFFERIYKGLGAAARASGVEVVGGNVTRADQLAITIALLGEVRGGAMRRDTARPGDTIYVTGTLGDAAAGLRILSRRLHGRGAARVFLVGRMLRPTARLKAGQRLAQIRPAPAAIDISDGLWQDLGHILERSGVGAEIDASALPLSDAYRATVGDDPALALGGGDDYELLFCLRRELAPSALSRRLGVMVTRIGRITAARGATLVGTDGARGRRIPAVAGWDQLRSRSGA from the coding sequence GTGAGCAGCCCGCCCGGAGAATTCGCGCTCATCGAACGATTGCTCAGCCGGCTCGGTCGGCCGCGCCGCGCCATCCTCGGGCCCGGCGACGATTGCGCAATCCTTCGCCCCACCCGGGCGCGCCAGCTGTTCACCATCGACTCCCTCGTTGAGGGCGTGCACTTCCGGCTCACCTGGGGCACGCCGGAGGAACTGGGCGCGCGCGCGTTGACCGTCAACCTGAGCGATATCGCCGCGATGGGCGGCGTACCCACAGCGGCGGTCGTCAACCTCGCGGTGCGGAGCGGTCTGAACCTGGCCTTCTTCGAACGGATATATAAAGGGTTGGGCGCCGCCGCGAGGGCGTCGGGGGTCGAGGTGGTGGGCGGCAACGTCACCCGCGCGGATCAACTCGCAATAACGATCGCGCTGCTCGGCGAGGTGCGCGGGGGTGCGATGCGCCGCGACACAGCCCGCCCGGGGGACACGATTTACGTGACCGGCACGCTGGGCGACGCCGCCGCCGGCCTGCGAATCCTCAGCCGGCGGCTGCACGGGCGCGGCGCGGCGCGCGTTTTTCTCGTCGGGCGAATGCTGCGGCCGACCGCCCGGCTTAAAGCCGGACAGCGCCTGGCGCAAATCCGTCCCGCGCCGGCAGCGATCGACATCAGCGACGGACTCTGGCAGGACCTCGGCCACATCCTCGAACGCAGCGGCGTCGGCGCGGAGATCGACGCCTCTGCGCTGCCGCTCTCGGACGCCTACCGGGCGACGGTCGGCGACGATCCCGCGCTCGCGCTCGGCGGCGGCGATGACTACGAGCTGCTGTTCTGCCTGCGCCGCGAGCTTGCGCCATCCGCGCTCAGCCGTCGGCTCGGCGTGATGGTCACTCGCATCGGGCGCATAACGGCAGCGCGCGGCGCGACGCTGGTCGGAACCGACGGCGCGCGCGGGCGGCGTATTCCCGCGGTCGCCGGATGGGATCAGCTGCGTTCGCGCTCGGGAGCGTAG
- a CDS encoding DHA2 family efflux MFS transporter permease subunit yields MAEAAPLEASAQAPVYAGGTLKWLIAVAVILCTILEVLDSSIVNVALPHMQGSFSASVDEVTWVVTTYLVSAGIMIPTTGWIAGQFGRKNYFLISIVTFVISSAMCGAAQTLDQMVAFRFLQGIAGAAMMPLSQAILMETFPPNEQALAMAMWGLGLMVAPIMGPTVGGWITDNWNWRWNFYINVPIGIAAALMVYTFVVDPPYLRRLKGKGGADYLGILCLVLALGLGEIVMDRGERADWFQSAWVCYFSAIALTAFVVLAVHEWRLPNPILQVRLITNRNFAIPTLLLIILTFTAYGMQILNPVFLQELLGYTAWKAGLAMAPRGIGVMASMFLLGGLARRGYRTHPLVYLGFTLIALSQWELAGLDLTMSITNFIWPTVIQGIGMGLIFPTLSAAALSSVPRENMGYAASFYSMVRNIGASIGTSTLTTYLTRLQQTRQAYLVQHITVFEVWGLGARARMPGAPRFDYMQQIISGQKQGLAMLYGRVQAQAMMLSLNDIYRSLCYLMAVALVITYFLPRNQAARGAGAGGH; encoded by the coding sequence ATGGCTGAAGCCGCACCGCTGGAAGCGTCCGCGCAGGCGCCGGTTTACGCCGGCGGCACGCTCAAATGGCTGATCGCGGTCGCGGTCATCCTGTGCACCATCCTCGAGGTCCTCGACAGCTCGATCGTCAACGTCGCCCTGCCGCACATGCAGGGCAGCTTTTCGGCCAGCGTGGACGAAGTGACCTGGGTGGTGACGACCTACCTCGTCTCGGCCGGCATCATGATCCCGACCACCGGCTGGATCGCCGGCCAATTCGGGCGCAAGAACTACTTCCTCATCTCGATCGTCACCTTCGTCATCTCATCGGCGATGTGCGGAGCGGCGCAGACGCTCGACCAGATGGTGGCGTTCCGCTTTTTGCAGGGGATCGCGGGGGCGGCGATGATGCCGTTGTCGCAGGCGATCTTGATGGAGACCTTTCCGCCCAACGAACAGGCGCTGGCGATGGCCATGTGGGGGCTGGGGCTGATGGTCGCGCCGATCATGGGGCCGACGGTGGGCGGTTGGATCACCGACAACTGGAACTGGCGCTGGAACTTCTACATCAACGTCCCGATCGGCATCGCCGCCGCGCTGATGGTCTATACCTTCGTCGTCGATCCGCCGTACTTGCGTCGGCTCAAGGGCAAGGGCGGCGCCGACTACCTGGGAATCCTATGCCTGGTACTGGCGCTGGGGCTGGGCGAGATCGTGATGGACCGCGGCGAGCGCGCCGACTGGTTCCAGTCGGCCTGGGTCTGCTACTTCTCGGCGATCGCGCTCACTGCCTTCGTGGTGCTGGCCGTCCACGAATGGCGCCTGCCCAATCCGATTCTCCAGGTTCGCCTCATCACCAACCGCAACTTCGCCATCCCGACCCTGCTCCTGATCATCCTGACCTTCACCGCCTACGGGATGCAGATTCTCAACCCGGTCTTCCTCCAGGAGCTGCTCGGTTACACGGCGTGGAAGGCGGGGTTGGCGATGGCGCCGCGCGGGATCGGCGTGATGGCGTCGATGTTCCTGCTGGGCGGGCTGGCGCGCCGCGGCTACCGGACCCATCCGCTGGTTTACCTCGGCTTCACCCTGATCGCCTTGTCGCAGTGGGAGTTGGCGGGACTCGACCTCACGATGAGCATCACGAACTTCATCTGGCCGACCGTGATCCAGGGAATCGGGATGGGCCTGATCTTTCCGACCCTGTCGGCCGCCGCGCTGAGCTCGGTGCCGCGCGAGAACATGGGTTACGCGGCGAGTTTCTACTCGATGGTGCGCAACATCGGGGCCTCAATCGGGACCTCGACCCTGACCACCTACCTCACCCGCCTCCAACAAACCCGCCAGGCCTACCTCGTGCAACACATCACAGTGTTCGAGGTCTGGGGCCTCGGCGCGCGCGCACGGATGCCGGGCGCGCCGCGTTTCGATTACATGCAACAGATCATCTCGGGTCAGAAGCAGGGGCTGGCGATGCTCTACGGGCGGGTGCAAGCGCAGGCGATGATGCTGTCGCTCAACGACATCTACCGCTCGCTGTGCTACCTGATGGCGGTCGCGCTGGTCATCACGTACTTTCTGCCGCGCAATCAAGCGGCGCGCGGCGCGGGCGCGGGCGGCCATTGA